The following proteins come from a genomic window of Acidobacteriota bacterium:
- the amrS gene encoding AmmeMemoRadiSam system radical SAM enzyme produces MKKARYFKKLPEKKVECTLCPRGCKVADLERGYCGCRENHNGTYYTLVYSRACAVHIDPIEKKPLFHFRPGTRALSFATAGCNIECKFCQNWNISQFRPEQIKALYITPRKMVEIAKINNTPIIAYTYTEPVIFYEYMYDTAARGKEEGIESVMISNGYIKREPMRALTKVLSAVKIDLKAFTEKFYRDVCHGELKPVLDTLLLLKEVGIWYEIVVLLIPTLNDSEKEIDAMSKWIKKNLGADVPVHFSRFFPTYKMTNLPPTPVATLERARKIAMSNGLHFVYVGNVPGHPGENTYCPGCGKVLIRRIGFKVLENNIKRGKCKFCGRKIPGRW; encoded by the coding sequence AAAGAAGGTGGAATGTACCTTATGCCCTCGAGGCTGTAAGGTGGCTGACCTCGAACGAGGTTATTGTGGTTGTCGTGAGAACCATAATGGCACCTATTATACTCTGGTTTACTCCCGCGCCTGCGCCGTGCACATCGACCCAATAGAAAAAAAGCCCCTGTTCCACTTTCGCCCTGGAACCCGTGCCCTTTCCTTCGCCACCGCCGGCTGTAATATCGAGTGCAAATTCTGTCAGAACTGGAACATCTCCCAGTTTCGTCCGGAGCAGATTAAAGCCCTTTACATCACCCCAAGAAAGATGGTGGAGATAGCCAAGATCAACAACACTCCGATAATCGCCTACACCTACACCGAACCGGTTATCTTCTACGAATATATGTACGACACTGCAGCCCGGGGGAAGGAGGAAGGGATCGAGAGCGTGATGATAAGCAACGGGTACATAAAGAGGGAGCCGATGCGGGCGCTTACCAAGGTGCTCTCCGCGGTGAAGATAGACCTAAAGGCGTTCACCGAGAAGTTCTATCGAGATGTCTGCCACGGCGAACTAAAGCCGGTGCTCGACACACTCCTTCTCTTAAAAGAGGTGGGCATCTGGTATGAGATAGTCGTCCTACTCATCCCTACCCTAAACGACAGTGAGAAGGAGATAGATGCGATGTCCAAGTGGATCAAGAAGAATCTGGGCGCAGATGTCCCGGTTCATTTCTCCCGTTTCTTCCCCACTTATAAGATGACCAACCTTCCCCCAACCCCGGTTGCCACCCTGGAGCGGGCGAGGAAGATCGCTATGAGCAATGGGCTTCACTTCGTCTATGTAGGCAATGTCCCGGGGCACCCAGGAGAAAACACCTACTGCCCTGGCTGTGGTAAGGTCCTCATCAGGAGAATTGGGTTCAAGGTTTTAGAAAACAACATAAAGCGAGGAAAGTGTAAGTTCTGCGGAAGGAAAATACCCGGGAGGTGGTAG